A single window of Streptomyces sudanensis DNA harbors:
- a CDS encoding carbohydrate kinase family protein: protein MGGQRITVLGECVADAFADPVRAAGPAGGDALSLRVLPGGGPANTAVALARLGTPARFLGRLSGDVFGRLFRDRLLGSGVDLSGCVAASEPSTLAVADVDVHGHASYAFFAEGAADWQWTAAELAAAPLDGTVCLHTGSLALVREPGGRRVEEFLASVRERATVCLDPNVRPLLVPPAAYRERIGRWCALADVLRLSEDDLALLLPGAGPEDACDRWHEAGARLVVVTLGPRGALASLDGARVTVPALPVEVADTVGAGDSFTAGLLHALAGLGRLGGRLDGLTPEETAASCAYAALVAARTCAVPGADPPWASDLPQPPRPAD from the coding sequence ATGGGCGGTCAGCGGATCACCGTGCTCGGCGAGTGCGTCGCCGACGCCTTCGCCGACCCCGTCCGCGCCGCCGGGCCCGCGGGCGGCGACGCGCTGTCGCTGCGCGTCCTGCCCGGTGGCGGCCCGGCCAACACCGCCGTCGCCCTCGCCCGGCTCGGCACGCCGGCCCGGTTCCTCGGCCGGCTCTCCGGCGACGTGTTCGGGAGGCTGTTTCGGGACCGCCTGCTGGGCTCCGGCGTGGACCTGTCGGGCTGCGTGGCCGCGTCCGAGCCGAGCACCCTGGCGGTCGCGGACGTGGACGTCCACGGCCACGCCTCGTACGCGTTCTTCGCCGAGGGGGCCGCCGACTGGCAGTGGACCGCCGCCGAGCTGGCCGCCGCCCCCCTGGACGGCACGGTCTGCCTGCACACCGGCTCCCTCGCCCTGGTCCGGGAGCCGGGGGGCCGCCGCGTCGAGGAGTTCCTCGCCTCCGTGCGGGAACGGGCCACCGTCTGCCTCGACCCCAACGTCCGGCCCCTGCTGGTGCCGCCGGCCGCGTACCGGGAACGGATCGGCCGCTGGTGCGCGCTCGCCGACGTCCTGCGCCTCAGCGAGGACGACCTCGCCCTGCTGCTGCCCGGAGCCGGCCCGGAGGACGCCTGCGACCGCTGGCACGAGGCCGGCGCCCGGCTCGTCGTCGTCACGCTCGGCCCGCGCGGGGCGCTCGCCTCGCTGGACGGCGCCCGCGTCACCGTCCCGGCCCTGCCCGTGGAGGTCGCCGACACGGTCGGCGCGGGCGACTCCTTCACCGCGGGCCTGCTGCACGCGCTGGCCGGACTGGGCCGCCTCGGCGGCCGCCTCGACGGGCTGACCCCGGAGGAGACCGCCGCGAGCTGCGCGTACGCCGCCCTGGTCGCCGCCCGCACCTGCGCGGTCCCCGGCGCCGACCCGCCCTGGGCGTCCGACCTGCCGCAGCCGCCCCGGCCGGCGGACTGA
- a CDS encoding (2Fe-2S)-binding protein, whose translation GWVRADELAAGGPALDAFLAWDEAQVLRDHGVPARPDVVASLGLHRYAWPACLLVTVPWFLHRRVPRVPVADAAFHRARGLMAVRVREFACLPGDPAAALPGARVVPDGEALRAEVRAAVAEHLDPVLRGFGPRMRRRGRALWGMATDEVVEGVWYVAGLLGEEERAVAELELLLPGTAKPYVGPAGFRELTAPDGRPLPTRDRASCCLFYTVRPEDTCVTCPRTCDADRVRRLTAADG comes from the coding sequence GGGGCTGGGTCCGCGCGGACGAGCTGGCGGCCGGGGGGCCCGCGCTCGACGCGTTCCTCGCCTGGGACGAGGCGCAGGTGCTGCGCGACCACGGGGTGCCCGCGCGCCCGGACGTCGTCGCGAGCCTCGGCCTCCACCGGTACGCCTGGCCCGCCTGCCTGCTGGTGACGGTGCCGTGGTTCCTGCACCGCCGGGTGCCGCGGGTGCCCGTCGCCGACGCGGCGTTCCACCGGGCCCGGGGCCTGATGGCGGTGCGGGTGCGGGAGTTCGCGTGCCTGCCGGGCGATCCGGCCGCCGCGCTGCCCGGGGCCAGGGTCGTCCCGGACGGGGAGGCGCTGCGGGCCGAGGTGCGGGCGGCGGTCGCCGAGCACCTCGACCCCGTGCTGCGGGGGTTCGGCCCGCGGATGCGGCGGCGCGGGCGGGCCCTGTGGGGCATGGCGACGGACGAGGTCGTCGAGGGCGTCTGGTACGTCGCGGGCCTGCTCGGCGAGGAGGAGCGCGCCGTGGCCGAGCTGGAGCTGCTCCTGCCGGGCACGGCGAAGCCGTACGTGGGTCCGGCCGGGTTCCGCGAGCTGACCGCGCCGGACGGCCGGCCGCTGCCCACCCGCGACCGGGCGAGCTGCTGCCTGTTCTACACCGTCCGCCCCGAGGACACCTGCGTCACCTGCCCCCGCACCTGCGACGCGGACCGCGTCCGCAGGCTGACGGCGGCCGACGGCTGA
- a CDS encoding protein phosphatase 2C domain-containing protein: MLDGARYGTFTLRAASTRGDSARLRGEPRREALLTARFGTGEDLLVVVAVATGARTGGEAAHRAAGDACRWLGEAVGRGHERLARDIAAGRRQDLRSGLHRLTGRTYGRLRARAAERGVDPGAYTADLRCLLLSGDPGCRTRIFFGVGEGGLFRLRDGVWQDLEPPLPEPVPDAAPAVPPPPHGRAGEAGPDRAGAPPHPGGRSAGEPPAVPFRFRVAVARPGDTLLLTGGGLAAPLRYEPALGRELAERWGSREAPPGLAAFLADTRLGAEGCADDRTAAAVWEA; encoded by the coding sequence GTGCTGGACGGCGCCCGCTACGGCACGTTCACGCTGCGCGCCGCCTCCACGCGCGGCGACTCGGCCCGCCTCCGCGGCGAGCCCCGCCGGGAGGCCCTGCTCACCGCCCGGTTCGGCACGGGGGAGGACCTGCTGGTGGTGGTGGCCGTCGCCACCGGCGCCCGGACCGGCGGCGAGGCGGCCCACCGCGCCGCCGGGGACGCCTGCCGCTGGCTCGGAGAGGCCGTGGGCCGCGGCCACGAGCGGCTCGCCCGGGACATCGCCGCGGGCCGCCGCCAGGACCTGAGGTCGGGCCTGCACCGGCTCACCGGCCGTACGTACGGCAGGCTCCGCGCCCGCGCCGCCGAACGGGGCGTCGACCCCGGCGCGTACACCGCCGACCTGCGCTGCCTGCTGCTGAGCGGCGACCCTGGCTGCCGCACGCGGATCTTCTTCGGCGTGGGGGAGGGCGGCCTGTTCCGGCTCCGCGACGGTGTCTGGCAGGACCTGGAGCCGCCGCTGCCCGAGCCCGTGCCCGACGCCGCCCCGGCCGTACCGCCCCCGCCGCACGGCCGGGCCGGGGAGGCCGGGCCCGACCGGGCGGGCGCGCCCCCGCACCCCGGCGGGCGGTCCGCCGGAGAGCCGCCGGCCGTGCCGTTCCGCTTCCGCGTCGCCGTCGCCCGCCCGGGCGACACCCTGCTGCTCACCGGGGGCGGCCTGGCCGCGCCACTGCGGTACGAGCCGGCCCTCGGGCGGGAACTGGCCGAGCGCTGGGGCTCCCGGGAGGCGCCGCCCGGGCTCGCCGCCTTCCTCGCCGACACCCGGCTCGGGGCGGAGGGGTGCGCCGACGACCGCACGGCGGCGGCCGTCTGGGAGGCCTGA
- a CDS encoding MMPL family transporter gives MSAFPVLARRLLPAVLIVVWLAIGGAFGPYAGKLSGAATTDQAAFLPRSAESTRVLEAQEAFRQDESLPLVVVWTAEGGGPLEPAGREAASRVLASLGGTPGVVGAASPALPSEDGEAWQGVLRLTPGLDDGRLPDVLDRVRAAAEEVPGTRAWLAGPAATQADLGEAFAGIDGLLLGVALATVLLILLLVYRSVLLPFVVILCAVFALALACAVVYTLAEADVVRVDGQVQGILFILVIGAATDYALLLSARFREELVLLGDRNAAMRAALRESCGPIVASAATVALGLLALLFSDLTNNRALGPVGAIGIVCAVLSALTFLPAVLVLLGRVAYWPATPKPAAEGAGRGLWTKVAALVDRAPRTVWAGTLVALLAGAAFAPSLTAKGVPLDEIFVDDARSVSAGEVLGEHFPGGSGSPAVIVADASALPAVTAAARGTEGVASVVPVTASGRPGGGPPLVVDGRVRLDATLEAAPDSDAAKAALVRLRGAVHAVPDADALVGGYTAQQYDIQRTAERDREVIVPVVLVIILLILVVLLRSLLLPVLLVATVALNFLATLGVSALVFERLLGFSGTDASVPLYGFVFLVALGVDYNIFLMSRVREETRRHGPREGVLRGLTATGGVITSAGVVLAATFAALAVIPLAFLLQIAFIVAFGVLLDTLVVRSLLVPALVRDIGRVSWWPSALGRRTGGPSRS, from the coding sequence ATGTCCGCCTTCCCGGTCCTGGCCCGGCGGTTGCTGCCGGCCGTGCTCATCGTCGTCTGGCTGGCGATCGGGGGTGCCTTCGGCCCGTACGCCGGCAAGCTGAGCGGGGCCGCGACCACCGACCAGGCGGCCTTCCTGCCCCGGAGCGCCGAGTCGACCCGCGTCCTGGAGGCGCAGGAGGCGTTCCGCCAGGACGAGTCGCTGCCGCTGGTCGTGGTGTGGACGGCGGAGGGCGGCGGCCCCCTGGAGCCCGCCGGGCGGGAGGCCGCCTCGCGGGTCCTCGCCTCGCTGGGCGGTACGCCCGGCGTGGTGGGGGCGGCCTCCCCCGCCCTGCCGTCCGAGGACGGCGAGGCGTGGCAGGGCGTGCTGCGGCTGACGCCCGGCCTGGACGACGGACGACTGCCCGACGTCCTCGACCGGGTCCGGGCCGCCGCCGAGGAGGTGCCCGGTACCCGGGCCTGGCTGGCCGGCCCCGCCGCGACCCAGGCGGACCTGGGCGAGGCGTTCGCCGGGATCGACGGGCTGCTGCTGGGCGTCGCCCTGGCGACCGTGCTGCTGATCCTGCTGCTGGTCTACCGGAGCGTGCTGCTGCCGTTCGTGGTCATCCTGTGCGCGGTGTTCGCGCTGGCCTTGGCGTGCGCGGTGGTGTACACCCTGGCCGAGGCGGACGTGGTGCGCGTCGACGGGCAGGTGCAGGGCATCCTGTTCATCCTGGTCATCGGCGCGGCGACCGACTACGCCCTGCTGCTCTCGGCCCGCTTCCGGGAGGAGCTGGTCCTCCTCGGGGACCGCAACGCCGCGATGCGCGCGGCGCTGCGCGAGTCGTGCGGGCCGATCGTGGCGAGCGCCGCCACGGTCGCCCTGGGGCTGCTGGCCCTGCTGTTCAGCGACCTGACGAACAACAGGGCGCTGGGGCCGGTCGGGGCCATCGGCATCGTGTGCGCCGTCCTGAGCGCGCTGACCTTCCTGCCCGCCGTGCTGGTGCTGCTGGGCCGCGTCGCGTACTGGCCGGCCACCCCGAAGCCGGCCGCCGAGGGCGCCGGGCGCGGACTGTGGACGAAGGTGGCCGCCCTCGTCGACCGCGCCCCGCGCACGGTGTGGGCCGGGACGCTCGTCGCGCTGCTGGCGGGCGCGGCGTTCGCCCCGTCGCTCACCGCGAAGGGCGTGCCGCTGGACGAGATCTTCGTCGACGACGCCCGGTCCGTCTCCGCGGGGGAGGTCCTCGGCGAGCACTTCCCCGGCGGTTCGGGCAGCCCCGCCGTCATCGTGGCGGACGCCTCGGCGCTGCCCGCGGTGACCGCCGCGGCCCGGGGCACCGAGGGGGTCGCCTCCGTCGTGCCGGTCACCGCGTCCGGCCGGCCCGGCGGCGGTCCGCCGCTGGTGGTCGACGGGCGGGTGCGGCTCGACGCCACGCTGGAGGCCGCGCCCGACAGCGACGCCGCGAAGGCGGCGCTGGTCCGGCTGCGCGGTGCCGTCCACGCGGTGCCGGACGCGGACGCCCTGGTCGGCGGCTACACGGCGCAGCAGTACGACATCCAGCGGACCGCCGAACGGGACCGCGAGGTCATCGTCCCCGTCGTCCTGGTGATCATCCTGCTGATCCTGGTGGTGCTGCTGCGCTCGCTGCTGCTGCCGGTGCTGCTGGTGGCGACGGTGGCGCTGAACTTCCTGGCCACCCTGGGGGTGTCGGCGCTGGTCTTCGAGCGGCTGCTCGGCTTCAGCGGTACGGACGCGTCGGTCCCGCTGTACGGGTTCGTGTTCCTGGTGGCGCTCGGCGTCGACTACAACATCTTCCTGATGTCGCGGGTGCGGGAGGAGACGCGCCGCCACGGCCCGCGGGAGGGGGTGCTGCGGGGGCTCACCGCGACCGGCGGGGTCATCACCTCGGCGGGGGTGGTCCTCGCGGCGACGTTCGCCGCGCTGGCGGTGATCCCGCTGGCGTTCCTGCTGCAGATCGCGTTCATCGTCGCCTTCGGCGTGCTCCTCGACACCCTGGTCGTCCGGTCGCTGCTGGTGCCGGCGCTGGTGCGGGACATCGGACGGGTGTCCTGGTGGCCGAGCGCGCTCGGCAGGCGGACCGGCGGCCCGTCGCGCTCCTGA
- a CDS encoding CsbD family protein: protein MSAKGKASAKAQQARGAVKENVGRAVGDEEMAAEGGAERARADLREAAEKVKDAFKR, encoded by the coding sequence ATGTCCGCGAAGGGGAAGGCCTCCGCCAAGGCCCAGCAGGCCAGGGGAGCGGTCAAGGAGAACGTGGGCCGCGCGGTCGGCGACGAGGAGATGGCCGCCGAGGGCGGCGCCGAACGCGCCAGGGCCGACCTGCGCGAGGCGGCCGAGAAGGTGAAGGACGCCTTCAAGCGCTGA
- a CDS encoding WD40 repeat domain-containing protein: protein MRATVWTVANALGVVAGTPGELLTALLDAPRRPERVVLPAGAPGARDLAAGLSTLGHVEVALGTPAPDRPAGDGRPRLSDPHAVCAADPVRVTLAYEDDPGPYGGLRAAWLRAGQALVRNGQTPAGRALALLAALPEGAAARLRAELTALAADAPWTVAGVREGRVTALTVCGGRPVETDDPRTRAVACLGDGTRLALDERGRLRTPAEPAPRLVAAVAATLATHPATALAAVGDTVLTGDRMGSAHAFSLSGLHQESLHSGRVTALAATEGPRVYSGGADGTVRAWRPGGPEGGTPVVARRPHPVAALHARGPVLAVAWADGLVELRDPGARAVRRFRPGPAVRAVAVLPDGSLAVGTDTACIRLHPA, encoded by the coding sequence GTGCGCGCCACGGTATGGACGGTCGCCAACGCGCTCGGGGTGGTCGCCGGCACCCCGGGGGAACTGCTCACGGCCCTGCTGGACGCCCCGCGCCGCCCCGAGCGCGTCGTGCTGCCCGCTGGCGCGCCCGGGGCCCGCGACCTCGCGGCCGGCCTGAGCACCCTCGGCCACGTCGAGGTCGCCCTCGGGACGCCCGCGCCCGACCGGCCCGCCGGGGACGGCCGCCCGCGCCTGTCCGACCCGCACGCGGTCTGCGCCGCCGACCCCGTGCGCGTGACCCTCGCCTACGAGGACGACCCCGGCCCGTACGGGGGGCTGCGCGCCGCATGGCTGCGGGCCGGCCAGGCCCTCGTACGGAACGGCCAGACCCCCGCCGGCCGGGCCCTGGCCCTGCTGGCCGCCCTGCCCGAGGGTGCCGCGGCACGGCTGCGCGCCGAACTGACCGCCCTCGCGGCGGACGCCCCCTGGACGGTGGCCGGGGTCCGGGAGGGGCGGGTGACGGCGCTGACCGTGTGCGGCGGGCGACCGGTCGAGACGGACGACCCGCGTACCCGGGCGGTGGCCTGCCTGGGCGACGGCACGCGGCTGGCCCTCGACGAGCGAGGCCGGCTGCGCACCCCGGCCGAGCCCGCGCCGCGCCTGGTGGCGGCCGTGGCGGCGACCCTCGCGACGCACCCCGCCACCGCGCTCGCGGCCGTCGGGGACACGGTGCTCACCGGGGACCGGATGGGCTCCGCGCACGCCTTCAGCCTGTCCGGGCTGCACCAGGAGTCCCTGCACTCCGGCCGGGTCACCGCCCTCGCGGCGACCGAGGGGCCCCGCGTCTACAGCGGCGGCGCCGACGGCACCGTCCGCGCCTGGCGGCCGGGCGGACCGGAGGGCGGCACGCCGGTGGTGGCCCGGCGCCCGCACCCGGTGGCCGCCCTGCACGCCCGGGGACCGGTCCTGGCGGTCGCCTGGGCGGACGGCCTGGTGGAACTGCGCGACCCGGGGGCGCGCGCCGTCCGCCGGTTCCGGCCGGGGCCCGCCGTACGGGCGGTCGCGGTGCTCCCCGACGGCTCCCTCGCGGTCGGCACGGACACCGCCTGCATACGGCTCCACCCGGCGTGA
- a CDS encoding glutamate--cysteine ligase, which produces MRSVGVEEELLLVDPRSGEPRALSEEVLAVAARHHPGGGHAFSKELQGHQLEFGTVPRTAMGEVAAEIERCRAEAARLAAEAGAAVAALATSPLPVAPAITEDVRYHWIREHFGLTALEQLTCGCHVHVSITSAEEGVAVLDRIRPWLSVLVALSANSPFWQGEDSGYHSYRSRVWGRWPSVGPVEPFGSADRYRRHVSDLLATGVLQDEGMVYFDARLSRHYPTVEIRAADVCLDASTTVLVAALARALVDTAARLWREGRPPEVHGIGLLRAASWRAARSGLDGELVHPHTMRPAPAGRVVQALFRHVEDALEENGDHAHVRKALDDLLDVGNGARVQRGLLRRHGTLRDVVAECVRRTQEGVR; this is translated from the coding sequence TTGCGTAGCGTCGGAGTGGAGGAGGAACTCCTCCTCGTGGACCCGCGATCGGGGGAGCCGCGCGCTCTCTCCGAAGAGGTGCTGGCCGTCGCCGCCCGGCACCATCCGGGAGGGGGCCACGCCTTCAGCAAGGAACTCCAAGGCCACCAGCTCGAGTTCGGGACGGTGCCCCGGACCGCGATGGGCGAGGTGGCCGCCGAGATCGAGCGGTGCCGCGCCGAGGCGGCGCGGCTCGCCGCAGAGGCGGGCGCCGCCGTCGCGGCACTGGCGACCTCACCGCTGCCGGTGGCGCCCGCCATCACCGAGGACGTGCGCTACCACTGGATCCGGGAGCACTTCGGGCTGACCGCCCTGGAGCAGCTCACCTGCGGCTGCCACGTCCACGTCTCGATCACGTCCGCCGAGGAGGGCGTGGCCGTCCTCGACCGGATCAGGCCCTGGCTTTCGGTGCTGGTCGCGCTGAGCGCCAACTCGCCCTTCTGGCAGGGCGAGGACAGCGGCTACCACAGCTACCGCAGCCGGGTGTGGGGCCGTTGGCCGTCCGTGGGGCCCGTGGAGCCGTTCGGTTCGGCCGACCGCTACCGCCGCCACGTGAGCGACCTGCTCGCCACGGGCGTCCTCCAGGACGAGGGGATGGTGTACTTCGACGCCCGGCTCTCCCGGCACTACCCGACCGTGGAGATCCGCGCCGCCGACGTCTGCCTGGACGCCTCCACGACCGTCCTGGTCGCGGCGCTCGCCCGGGCCCTCGTCGACACGGCCGCCCGGCTCTGGCGGGAGGGCCGCCCGCCCGAGGTCCACGGCATCGGGCTGCTGCGGGCCGCCTCCTGGCGGGCTGCCCGGTCCGGGCTGGACGGCGAGCTGGTCCACCCGCACACCATGCGGCCCGCCCCGGCCGGCCGGGTCGTGCAGGCGCTGTTCCGGCACGTCGAGGACGCGCTGGAGGAGAACGGCGACCACGCCCACGTCCGCAAGGCCCTGGACGACCTGCTGGACGTCGGCAACGGCGCCCGCGTCCAGCGCGGGCTGCTGCGGCGGCACGGCACGCTGCGGGACGTCGTCGCGGAGTGCGTGCGCCGCACCCAGGAAGGGGTGCGTTGA
- a CDS encoding GntR family transcriptional regulator, with product MEPGRAREAAERPERRPHPARRIPEQARGPHAHGEPPPGAPRPVRRHSVRGQVLDALRAALLGGDLVPGRVYSAPALGLRLGVSATPVREAMQRLAAEGAVEVVPNRGFRVVERAPRELAELAEVRALIEVPVVLRLARTVPAARWAALRPLAEATTAAAAHGDPAAYGEADRAFHRALLGLAGNDQLVTVADDLHRRSQWPPAGPPATRRAGLAADAAEHGALLDALAAGDLAAVRSLVRGHVTGARD from the coding sequence GTGGAGCCAGGCAGGGCCCGGGAGGCGGCGGAGCGGCCCGAGCGGCGTCCGCACCCCGCCCGGCGCATCCCCGAGCAGGCCCGCGGCCCGCACGCCCACGGCGAACCGCCGCCCGGCGCGCCCCGCCCGGTCCGGCGCCACTCCGTGCGCGGCCAGGTCCTCGACGCGCTGCGCGCCGCGCTCCTCGGCGGCGACCTCGTCCCCGGCCGCGTGTACTCCGCCCCCGCCCTGGGCCTGCGCCTCGGCGTGTCCGCCACCCCCGTACGGGAGGCGATGCAGCGCCTGGCCGCCGAGGGCGCCGTCGAGGTCGTCCCGAACCGCGGCTTCCGCGTCGTCGAGCGCGCCCCGCGCGAACTCGCCGAGCTGGCCGAGGTCCGCGCCCTCATCGAGGTCCCGGTCGTCCTGCGCCTCGCCCGCACCGTCCCCGCCGCGCGCTGGGCGGCGCTGCGCCCCCTCGCCGAGGCGACCACGGCCGCCGCCGCGCACGGCGACCCCGCCGCGTACGGGGAGGCCGACCGCGCCTTCCACCGCGCCCTGCTCGGCCTCGCCGGCAACGACCAGCTCGTCACCGTCGCCGACGACCTGCACCGCCGCTCCCAGTGGCCCCCCGCGGGCCCGCCCGCCACCCGCCGCGCCGGCCTCGCCGCCGACGCGGCGGAGCACGGGGCGCTCCTCGACGCGCTCGCCGCCGGGGACCTGGCGGCCGTCCGGTCCCTGGTCCGCGGGCACGTCACGGGCGCCCGGGACTGA
- a CDS encoding PucR family transcriptional regulator, which translates to MRLRALLETDALGLRLLGGEGELDRPVRGVMTTDLRDPGRYLSGGELVLTGLAWRRNAADSEPFVRILAAAGVAALAVGEAELGAVPDDLAQACSRHRLPLFAVHESVAFAKITEYIVRRVSGERAGDLAAVVDRHRRLMTSGPAGGGPEVVLDLLASDLDLRAWVLSPTGRRVAGAPLPAGTASALAGEHLTATRAGQRGPHRARVAGTTYSLFPIRNTGRGTAPTARDVRETVLSDWLLAVDADAGDWPAARLELLHGVTQLIAVERDRREAARTVRRRLAQEVLELVQTGAAPAEVAARLRVAAPVLLPGLGTVPRWQVVVARVEWDGDGAVEEGPVARALLEEVLAGTATGTDPADRIAVAHCGDEAIALVPLPAAVPAPTPAPAPAGEPTDGEDPAGGGNAADGGDAADGGDAADGGDVPGDGAELHAERLLAAVRTPLSAGLSDDGRLTLGVSAAVHSAEALRGALEEARHARRVAAARPGRVCAAGHHELASHVLLLPFVPDDVRRAFTARLLGPLREYDRRHRAELIPTLEAFLDSDGSWTRCAARLHLHVNTLRYRVGRIEQLTGRDLSRLEDKLDFFLALRMS; encoded by the coding sequence ATGCGGCTGCGCGCACTGCTGGAGACCGATGCGCTGGGGCTGCGGCTGCTCGGCGGCGAGGGCGAACTCGACCGCCCCGTGCGCGGCGTCATGACCACGGACCTCAGGGACCCCGGGCGCTACCTCTCCGGCGGTGAACTGGTCCTCACCGGCCTGGCGTGGCGGCGGAACGCGGCGGACTCCGAACCGTTCGTACGGATCCTGGCAGCCGCCGGGGTCGCGGCACTCGCGGTCGGCGAGGCGGAGCTGGGAGCCGTACCGGACGATCTCGCGCAGGCGTGTTCGCGCCACCGGCTGCCCCTCTTCGCGGTTCACGAATCCGTTGCGTTCGCGAAGATCACGGAGTACATCGTTCGACGGGTGTCCGGGGAGCGGGCCGGGGACCTCGCCGCGGTCGTCGACCGGCACCGGCGGCTGATGACCTCCGGCCCGGCCGGCGGCGGGCCCGAGGTCGTCCTCGACCTGCTCGCCTCCGACCTGGACCTGAGAGCCTGGGTCCTGTCCCCGACCGGGCGGCGGGTCGCGGGCGCGCCGCTGCCCGCCGGGACGGCCTCCGCCCTCGCCGGCGAGCACCTGACCGCGACCCGCGCGGGACAGCGCGGCCCCCACCGGGCGCGGGTGGCGGGAACCACGTACTCGCTCTTCCCGATCCGCAACACCGGCCGCGGCACCGCCCCCACCGCCCGGGACGTGCGCGAGACGGTGCTGTCGGACTGGCTGCTGGCCGTCGACGCGGACGCCGGCGACTGGCCGGCGGCGCGGCTGGAGCTGCTCCACGGCGTCACCCAGCTGATCGCCGTGGAACGCGACCGCCGGGAAGCCGCGCGCACGGTGCGGCGCCGGCTCGCCCAGGAGGTGCTGGAGCTGGTGCAGACGGGCGCCGCGCCCGCGGAGGTCGCGGCCCGGCTGCGGGTGGCCGCGCCGGTCCTGCTGCCCGGGCTGGGCACCGTGCCGCGCTGGCAGGTCGTCGTGGCCCGCGTCGAGTGGGACGGGGACGGCGCCGTCGAGGAGGGCCCGGTCGCACGGGCTCTGCTGGAGGAGGTGCTGGCGGGGACGGCGACCGGGACGGACCCGGCGGACCGGATCGCCGTGGCGCACTGCGGGGACGAGGCGATCGCGCTCGTACCGCTGCCCGCCGCCGTCCCGGCACCCACGCCCGCGCCCGCGCCCGCCGGGGAGCCGACGGACGGCGAGGACCCGGCGGGCGGGGGGAACGCGGCGGACGGCGGGGACGCGGCGGACGGCGGGGACGCGGCGGACGGCGGGGACGTACCCGGCGACGGCGCCGAACTGCACGCGGAGCGGCTGCTGGCCGCCGTGCGGACGCCGCTGTCGGCGGGCCTCTCCGACGACGGGCGGCTCACGCTGGGCGTCAGCGCGGCCGTGCACTCCGCCGAGGCCCTGCGCGGCGCCCTGGAGGAGGCCCGGCACGCCCGCAGGGTCGCGGCGGCGCGACCGGGCCGGGTCTGCGCGGCGGGCCACCACGAGCTGGCGTCGCACGTGCTGCTGCTGCCGTTCGTCCCCGACGACGTGCGCCGTGCGTTCACGGCACGGCTCCTCGGCCCGCTGCGCGAGTACGACCGGCGCCACCGGGCGGAGCTGATCCCCACCCTGGAGGCGTTCCTCGACAGCGACGGCTCCTGGACGCGCTGCGCCGCCCGCCTGCACCTGCACGTCAACACGTTGCGGTACCGGGTGGGCCGCATCGAGCAGTTGACCGGACGCGACCTGTCGCGCCTGGAGGACAAGCTGGACTTCTTCCTGGCGCTGCGCATGTCCTGA
- a CDS encoding ChaB family protein yields MPGREELPSTLERSSKEAQRTWIKAHDSAVEQYGEGERAHRVAFSALKHTHEKVGDHWERKEGGRKGPSDPRAAAPRGKPARSGEGVDENASKRHLYEVAKRLGVEGRSHMSKAELAEALRAENRSRTRRARED; encoded by the coding sequence ATGCCAGGGCGCGAAGAGCTGCCCTCGACGCTGGAGCGGTCCTCGAAGGAGGCCCAGCGGACCTGGATCAAGGCGCACGACTCGGCCGTAGAGCAGTACGGCGAGGGCGAACGGGCCCACCGGGTCGCCTTCAGCGCGCTGAAGCACACCCACGAGAAGGTGGGCGACCACTGGGAGCGCAAGGAGGGCGGGCGCAAGGGTCCCTCCGACCCGCGCGCCGCGGCCCCGCGCGGGAAGCCGGCCCGCAGTGGCGAGGGCGTCGACGAGAACGCCTCGAAGCGGCACCTGTACGAGGTGGCGAAGCGGCTGGGCGTCGAGGGCCGGTCGCACATGTCGAAGGCCGAACTGGCCGAGGCGCTGCGCGCGGAGAACCGCTCCCGCACCCGCCGGGCCCGGGAGGACTGA
- a CDS encoding ATP-binding protein → MVAGRERGTPDAVRLRRRIEAGDLSAVAGVRCALRRLWGHRIAEEPVCTAELLTSELVTNALVHTAYGAVVTATLDGGVLRVEVRDFAPEPPAPRVPAPDGGTHGRGLLLVQALADEWGVRAQGVGKTVWFELLGVKPAA, encoded by the coding sequence ATGGTGGCCGGACGCGAGCGGGGGACACCCGACGCGGTGCGGCTGCGTCGGCGGATCGAGGCGGGCGACCTGTCCGCGGTGGCCGGGGTCAGGTGCGCGCTGCGGAGGCTGTGGGGCCACCGGATCGCCGAGGAGCCGGTGTGCACGGCGGAACTGCTCACCAGCGAACTCGTGACCAACGCGCTGGTCCACACGGCGTACGGCGCGGTCGTCACCGCGACGCTCGACGGCGGCGTGCTGCGGGTGGAGGTCCGGGACTTCGCCCCCGAGCCGCCCGCCCCCCGCGTGCCCGCGCCGGACGGCGGCACGCACGGCAGGGGGCTGCTCCTCGTGCAGGCGCTGGCCGACGAGTGGGGGGTGCGGGCGCAGGGCGTCGGCAAGACCGTGTGGTTCGAACTCCTCGGGGTGAAACCGGCCGCCTGA